In Porites lutea chromosome 9, jaPorLute2.1, whole genome shotgun sequence, a single window of DNA contains:
- the LOC140948594 gene encoding structural maintenance of chromosomes protein 1A-like — protein MTAFEHISTKIDEIYKDIANNASAQAFLGPEDAEEPYLGGINYNCVAPGKRFRPMDNLSGGEKTVAALALLFSIHSFQPAPFFVLDEIDAALDNTNINKVARYIISETEKHFQCIVISLKEEFYTRAEALIGITAEPDKDCTVSRVFTLDLTQYPE, from the exons ATGACAGCGTTTGAACATATTTCAACGAAAATAGATGAAATTTACAAG gACATTGCCAACAATGCCAGCGCACAAGCATTCCTTGGTCCTGAAGATGCCGAG GAGCCCTACCTTGGAGGAATAAATTACAACTGTGTAGCGCCCGGGAAAAG GTTCCGACCAATGGATAATTTATCTGGTGGCGAAAAAACTGTAGCAGCACTTGCTCTTCTCTTCAGTATTCACAG CTTTCAACCAGCACCGTTTTTTGTCCTGGACGAAATAGACGCCGCTCTTGACAACACCAACATCAATAAG GTCGCCAGGTACATTATCAGCGAAACTGAAAAACATTTCCAGTGTATTGTGATTTCCCTCAAAGAAGAGTTTTATACCAGGGCAGAAGCTCTTATTGGAATTACTGCTGAA cCTGACAAAGACTGCACAGTGAGCCGAGTGTTCACCTTGGATTTGACTCAGTATCCAGAGTAG
- the LOC140948085 gene encoding uncharacterized protein, translating into MSSIDETGCSEACSSRLRLNQAISTEESVVEIPKSESTMPPSDENVCGTSPVGLLNYAISVDSLEILHDSNSVSNIAHSAASLHSLKDERAQSESPLARTASAAPLQPYATVYSRPNSNPTAEPEKTTNMETTGNLDKHIPTANVCYGGDVELGEAVNLKTGRQLFRWNLIFNLILWILVPLPIWLPFVSQEISLFLLPSIQGAFIVFWICVCLLAIRTTAVMFWNRKTDFKSKCDQLMKKCNKDPEAQTAEKTPIQHVAVLACYKEPVDLIAASVQTLANQTVSSRVTMVVSFEEKTPNLCNKQQDLAKLFGSQFRELIFVTHPFGMEGEIPGKCSNSNCGIRTSIAHMKRKAGSNFDPDRILITTGDADSKFHPRYMEALEYKYEREFIKTKDLDRKMVNCLFQSPLLYNWNLDAASVVTRLTGMLRAFLMMGAMIPFNVNTMSIYSFSASLCMAGQYIHPAYQMEDIIALIRWMGVCKRRLRIVMVPVPTLSGPTSGRVIEEELEEWARQARRWTIGAAEVFHYFMVKSNNIPFFTALSWGITFIIYYGIILCCSSLYSVTLAISVNFLFVEVPVILEWGMLAFLVFNYAVFALIFLLDRVTVRLTEPRVKERISFVRNLYHWIVSPFVLTAYSIVELYALHEVMVRGKKVCKHGASKKDALGSK; encoded by the exons ATGTCTTCAATTGATGAAACAGGATGTAGTGAGGCCTGTTCTTCAAGACTGCGCCTCAATCAAGCTATATCAACGGAAGAAAGTGTTGTGGAAATACCCAAGTCTG AATCAACAATGCCTCCAAGTGATGAAAATGTATGTGGAACTTCTCCTGTTGGGCTGCTGAATTACGCAATATCAGTCGACAGTTTGGAAATCCTACACGATTCGAACTCTGTTTCTAACATTGCACACTCCGCCG CATCACTACATTCTTTAAAAGACGAAAGGGCACAAAGTGAATCCCCTTTAGCCAGAACAGCATCGGCTGCCCCATTGCAGCCTTACGCTACTGTCTACAGTAGGCCTAATTCAAATCCAACTGCTGAGCCAGAGAAAACTACTAATATGGAAACTACAGGGAATTTGGACAAACACATTCCAACTGCAAATGTCTGCTATGGTGGGGACGTTGAATTAGGAGAAGCCGTTAACCTCAAGACAGGAAGGCAGCTCTTCCGTTGGAATCTGATCTTTAATCTCATCTTGTGGATCCTTGTTCCTCTTCCTATCTGGTTGCCTTTCGTCTCCCAAGAGATCTCGCTTTTTCTCCTTCCAAGCATTCAGGGGGCCTTTATCGTATTCTGGATTTGCGTCTGCTTGTTGGCCATAAGAACTACAGCGGTCATGTTTTGGAACAGAAAGACGGACTTCAAATCCAAGTGCGACCAGTTGATGAAGAAATGTAACAAGGATCCTGAAGCACAAACAGCTGAGAAGACACCGATCCAACACGTAGCAGTCTTGGCTTGTTATAAGGAGCCTGTGGATTTGATTGCTGCTTCAGTTCAAACTCTGGCCAATCAAACTGTTTCTTCCAGAGTAACCATGGTGGTGTCATTCGAGGAAAAAACTCCGAACCTGTGCAACAAACAGCAGGATTTGGCAAAACTCTTCGGATCACAATTCCGTGAACTTATTTTTGTTACGCACCCCTTCGGCATGGAAGGAGAGATCCCAGGAAAGTGTTCAAACAGCAACTGTGGCATTAGGACAAGTATAGCACACATGAAGAGAAAGGCTGGCAGTAACTTTGATCCGGATAGGATCCTTATAACAACTGGCGATGCAGACTCCAAATTTCATCCAAGATACATGGAAGCGCTGGAGTACAAATACGAGCGAGaattcattaaaacaaaagatctCGATAGAAAGATGGTAAACTGCTTGTTCCAGTCACCACTACTCTATAACTGGAATTTAGATGCAGCATCTGTTGTTACCAGATTGACTGGCATGTTGCGTGCATTCCTCATGATGGGAGCCATGATTCCATTTAATGTCAACACTATGAGCATATACAGCTTCTCAGCTTCTCTGTGCATGGCTGGGCAGTATATCCATCCTGCATACCAGATGGAAGATATAATCGCTCTCATAAG gtgGATGGGAGTCTGCAAGAGACGGCTTCGCATTGTAATGGTTCCCGTACCCACTCTTTCCGGTCCAACATCTGGAAGGGTGATTGAGGAGGAGTTGGAGGAATGGGCACGACAGGCGCGAAGATGGACTATTGGAGCTGCTGAGGTGTTTCACTACTTCATGGTCAAGTCAAACAATATTCCATTCTTTACTGCCTTGTCCTGGGGAATCACTTTCATCATCTATTATG GTATTATCCTGTGCTGCTCGTCACTCTACAGCGTTACGTTGGCGATCTCCGTTAACTTTCTGTTTGTGGAGGTTCCAGTCATCCTTGAGTGGGGAATGTTAGCTTTCCTTGTGTTCAACTACGCTGTCTTCGCCTTGATCTTCTTGTTGGATCGAGTCACAGTCAGGCTGACGGAGCCGAGAGTAAAGGAGAGGATCTCTTTTGTTAGAAATCTTTACCATTGGATCGTATCACCGTTTGTGCTGACGGCCTACTCCATAGTGGAACTGTACGCCCTACATGAGGTCATGGTACGGGGAAAGAAGGTGTGCAAGCACGGGGCAAGCAAAAAGGATGCTCTTGGttctaaataa
- the LOC140949265 gene encoding structural maintenance of chromosomes protein 1A-like — MGYLQRLELENFKSYKGKHTIGPFKRFTAIIGPNGCGKSNLMDAISFVFGERTQSLRVRTVKDLIHGAPIGKPVANTAMVSAVYAEQDGTEINFTRKIVGSGTEYRIDNKVVSPQQYTKKLEELGILVKAKNFLVFQGTVESIAMKTPKERTQMFEKISRSGELSDDYEKKKQEMQKAEEETSFNYHKKKGIAAEKKEAKAEKEEADKYHKLNQELDNCQLELQLFKLYHNEQGINHLTNELKTKSRDVDRLEKEKNEIEQKLKSKKQENAKLSREMASVEKKIASKEAEQNKNKPLYIKAKEKTSHLSKRIENSKKAVAKAKEAHKKHEAEIEELEKELEEVRRAAEQYENDVSGDSQDENVELMEAQLEQYNALKEEAGRETAAVKLELDKIVREQNAEQKTLDQLKQREISLLSQQKHKIDQRKQLEERMEKLDDYIRSNHEQVEKLQQEHDALDTEINNANSRHSELCKLLEEVQVELSEAKVDKHENARHQKKQEVLESMKRLFPGVYGRLIELCEPVHKKYTLAITRVLGRNMDAIVVDTEKTGRDCIQYLKEQRADPETFLPLDSLQVKPVQEKYRQSAGSAKLVIDVIKFEPAVIKKALQYACANALVCDRMEDARQLAFSGAERKKTVSLDGTLFQKSGIIKGGVSDLKAKARRWDEKQVDALKRKRDSFLAELKELSKHRRKEPQLQNLKSQIDGLRNRLRYSHKDKETTEKQSLTAISKDLDFIEKELRSLEPKRDELRKSMEERSIAITNTEKRMNRVEDQVFREFCDQIGVENIRQYEERQLRSQQERAQRRLEFSNQESRLMNQLDYERGRDTKGQLKKLKDSRAADKEECLKLEAEEKEKLKIINQVDSELQKLHLEKSSKKSEIDEKEQEIREVKKDVMQCVKDVTAHQKQMTAMETQLEQKRADRHSLLKSCKMEDIFLPFKKGGMNDIDLGEPSSSQPETSSQDQTESSSMDVDSTSTQGAKITYEREANLVIDYSSLSRGLKQLEDPAEIRNMMNELTNKVNKLQTTLQRIQAPNMKALEKLDGVSSRFQETSAEFEQARNKARKAKIEFETVKKERYELFMTAFEHVSTKIDEIYKDIANNASAQAFLGPEDAEEPYLGGINYNCVAPGKRFRPMDNLSGGEKTVAALALLFSIHSFQPAPFFVLDEIDAALDNTNINKVARYIISETEKHFQCIVISLKEEFYTRAEALIGITAEPDKDCTVSRVFTLDLTQYPE; from the exons ATGGGTTATCTTCAACGGCTGGAGTTAGAGAATTTCAAGTCCTACAAGGGAAAGCATACTATTGGACCATTCAAACGATTCACAGCCATTATAGGGCCAAATGGATGTG GAAAATCTAATTTGATGGATGCCATTAGTTTTGTGTTTGGTGAAAGAACACAGAGTCTTCGAGTTCGCACAGTTAAG GATCTTATCCATGGAGCTCCTATAGGCAAACCTGTAGCTAATACAGCAATGGTCTCTGCTGTATATGCAGAGCAGGATGGAACTGAAATCAACTTCACTCGAAA GATTGTTGGTAGTGGTACTGAATACAGAATTGATAACAAAGTTGTGTCACCACAACAGTACACCAAAAAACTGGAGGAATTAGGTATTTTGGTGAAAGCTAAAAACTTTCTTGTGTTTCAG GGTACTGTTGAATCAATAGCAATGAAAACTCCCAAGGAAAGAACCCAGATGTTTGAAAAAATAAGCAG GTCTGGAGAGCTTTCAGAcgattatgaaaaaaagaagcaagaaaTGCAAAAAGCTGAAGAGGAAACAAGTTTTAACTATCACAAAAAGAAG GGAATTGCAGCCGAGAAAAAGGAAGCTAAAGCAGAAAAGGAAGAAGCTGATAAGTATCACAAGTTGAATCAAGAACTG GACAATTGCCAGCTGGAGTTGCAGTTATTTAAGTTGTATCACAATGAACAAGGCATCAACCACCTCACTAATGAACTGAAAACCAAATCTCGTGATGTGGACAGActagaaaaagagaagaatgAAATTGAACAAAAACTGAAGAGCAAGAAGCAAGAGAATGCAAAGTTATCACGGGAGATGGCAAGTGTGGAAAAGAAAATAGCAAGCAAG GAAGCTGAACAGAACAAGAATAAACCTCTGTACATCAAAGCCAAAGAGAAAACTTCTCATCTCtcaaaaagaatagaaaactcCAA GAAGGCTGTGGCCAAAGCAAAGGAAGCGCATAAGAAACATGAGGCTGAG ATTGAAGAGCTTGAGAAAGAACTTGAAGAAGTTCGCAGGGCTGCTGAACAATATGAAAATGATGTGTCGGGAGACAGTCAAGATGAAAATGTTGAACTAATGGAAGCACAG CTTGAACAGTATAATGCCTTGAAGGAGGAGGCTGGAAGGGAAACTGCTGCAGTTAAGTTAGAGCTTGACAAG ATTGTCCGAGAGCAGAATGCGGAGCAGAAAACTCTTGATCAACTGAAGCAGAGAGAAATAAGTTTATTGTCTCAGCAGAAACACAAGATAGATCAAAG GAAACAGTTAGAGGAGAGAATGGAGAAACTTGATGATTATATCAG atcaAATCATGAGCAAGTGGAGAAATTGCAGCAAGAACATGATGCACTAGACACAGAAATCAA TAATGCCAACTCTCGTCACTCTGAACTATGCAAGCTGTTGGAGGAGGTGCAGGTTGAACTGAGCGAAGCTAAGGTAGACAAACATGAGAATGCACGACATCAGAAAAAACAGGAAGTGCTGGAGAGTATGAAGAGACTCTTTCCGGGAGTTTATGGACGGCTCATAGAGCTATGTGAACCAGTGCACAAAAA gtataCCCTGGCCATAACCAGGGTTCTTGGGAGAAACATGGATGCCATTGTTGTGGATACAGAGAAAACTGGAAGAGATTGCATTCAGTACCTTAAAGAACAG CGGGCTGATCCAGAGACGTTCCTTCCACTGGATTCCCTTCAGGTCAAACCTGTTCAAGAGAAGTACCGGCAGAGCGCTGGTTCGGCTAAGTTAGTCATTGATGTGATCAAATTTGAACCAGCAGTTATCAAG AAAGCCCTACAGTATGCTTGTGCTAATGCTCTTGTTTGTGACCGAATGGAGGATGCTAGACAGTTAGCATTTTCAGGAGCTGAAAGAAAGAAGACAGTTTCCTTAGATGGAACGCTGTTTCAAAAGTCTGGGATCATTAAAGGGGGAGTAAG TGATCTGAAGGCCAAAGCCAGACGATGGGATGAAAAGCAAGTTGATGCACTGAAACGTAAACGAGACAGCTTCTTGGCTGAGTTGAAAGAGCTATCAAAGCATCGTAGAAAAGAACCACAACTACAAAACTTGAAGTCTCAAATTGATGGGCTTCGGAATCGACTGAGGTACTCTCACAAGGACAAAGAAACCACA GAGAAGCAATCATTGACTGCCATCTCTAAGGACCTTGACTTCATTGAAAAAGAACTGAGAAGCTTGGag CCAAAGAGGGATGAGTTGCGAAAATCAATGGAAGAAAGAAGCATAGCAATCACCAACACAGAGAAAAGAATGAACAGAGTAGAGGATCAG GTATTCAGAGAATTCTGTGATCAAATTGGTGTAGAGAACATAAG GCAATATGAAGAAAGACAACTGAGGTCCCAGCAAGAGAGAGCTCAACGCCGTCTGGAGTTTTCTAACCAGGAGTCCCGCTTAATGAATCAG ttggATTATGAAAGGGGTAGAGATACTAAAG GTCAACTGAAGAAACTTAAAGACAGTCGGGCTGCAGATAAGGAAGAGTGTTTAAAACTCGAAGCagaggagaaagaaaaacttaag ATAATCAATCAGGTTGATAGTGAACTGCAAAAATTGCACTTGGAGAAATCAAGCAAGAAGTCAGAGATTGATGAGAAG GAACAAGAAATCCGAGAAGTGAAGAAGGATGTGATGCAATGTGTGAAGGACGTAACAGCTCATCAGAAACAAATGACTGCAATG GAGACCCAGCTTGAACAAAAGAGAGCTGATCGTCATAGTCTACTGAAGTCTTGCAAG ATGGAAGATATCTTCCTTCCATTTAAGAAGGGTGGAATGAATGATATTGATCTTGGTGAACCATCATCCAGTCAACCTGAAACATCCAGCCAAGACCAGACTGAATCATCTTCAATGGATGTCGACAGCACAAGCACACAG GGAGCAAAAATAACATATGAGAGAGAGGCTAACCTGGTCATTGATTATTCATCACTCAGTAGAGGATTAAAGCAG cTTGAAGACCCTGCTGAAATTCGCAACATGATGAATGAGCTTACAAACAAGGTGAATAAACTGCAGACAACTTTACAAAGGATTCAAGCTCCCAACATGAAGGCACTTGAAAA GCTTGATGGTGTGAGTAGCCGTTTCCAAGAAACGAGTGCAGAGTTTGAGCAAGCAAGAAACAAAGCAAGGAAGGCAAAGATTGAATTTGAAACAGTCAAGAAGGAAAG ATATGAACTCTTCATGACAGCGTTTGAACATGTTTCAACGAAAATAGATGAAATTTACAAG gACATTGCCAACAATGCCAGCGCACAAGCATTCCTTGGTCCTGAAGATGCCGAG GAGCCCTACCTTGGAGGAATAAATTACAACTGTGTAGCGCCCGGGAAAAG GTTCCGACCAATGGATAATTTATCTGGTGGCGAAAAAACTGTAGCAGCACTTGCTCTTCTCTTCAGTATTCACAG CTTTCAACCAGCACCGTTTTTTGTCCTGGACGAAATAGACGCCGCTCTTGACAACACCAACATCAATAAG GTCGCCAGGTACATTATCAGCGAAACTGAAAAACATTTCCAGTGTATTGTGATTTCCCTCAAAGAAGAGTTTTATACCAGGGCAGAAGCTCTTATTGGAATTACTGCTGAA cCTGACAAAGACTGCACAGTGAGCCGAGTGTTCACCTTGGATTTGACTCAGTATCCAGAGTAG